From Homo sapiens chromosome 6, GRCh38.p14 Primary Assembly, the proteins below share one genomic window:
- the SFTA2 gene encoding surfactant-associated protein 2 precursor: MGSGLPLVLLLTLLGSSHGTGPGMTLQLKLKESFLTNSSYESSFLELLEKLCLLLHLPSGTSVTLHHARSQHHVVCNT, translated from the exons ATGGGGTCTGGGCTGCCCCTTGTCCTCCTCTTGACCCTCCTTGGCAGCTCACATGGAACAG GGCCGGGTATGACTTTGCAACTGAAGCTGAAGGAGTCTTTTCTGACAAATTCCTCCTATGAGTCCAGCTTCCTGGAATTGCTTGAAAAG ctctgcctcctcctccatctcccttcAGGGACCAGCGTCACCCTCCACCATGCAAGATCTCAACACCATGTTGTCTGCAACACATGA